The proteins below come from a single Streptomyces spongiicola genomic window:
- a CDS encoding glycosyltransferase, translating into MNPSSTAGIPAVPEVPDGAESPDVTVVVAVRDDGMPRLGRSLGSLAGQTIGTARIEVLVTGVPERPPAGGAGPSAAGRYGRAADDQYRPAPYGHSAGGAHRQSAADGCAPPAAMSPGSARTALFRSPPGDTGPAPAHQRHEPHLPYPSYEPYEPHRSHEPHRLDEPHRSHEPHRPHEPLWIPSGAAGSLSSADLRAAGPLSAAELCPAGRTDTVNQALACARGRYLFFLDAADLLGREALARLVDAADSRGHDVVYAKTAASGAAVFRRTRHGVALDDPGLAWELSAAKLFRREPLVRHGLRFVEDVPAGLAEQVFTLEALFRARSVAVLADYDYRFAGAGAAAPGRGRRSGPETRNSSAALAAAAAEPGGLEGLLRGTAAAMAVTARFTGPGPLGDGYLLRHFAHEGDVLTGPAFLRAPEPVRRRVFAGVRRLVADHLGDSVLAALRPGLRLRFSYVRADDEAGLVTVLRYEAGHGAPPLRTDLVSADWRRTGPARHTLVVTARTPLPHLGTLGAGPVRLTGCPEAGSVLLRPASGGAGTEIEVRIPAEAFPAGRTRIGLSTALLGTEHTAAVAPGTAPRQVHALRGLRPYRLDVSPDGGDALVVAVMPVGLPAGPRRAERA; encoded by the coding sequence ATGAACCCATCGAGCACGGCCGGGATCCCGGCCGTCCCCGAGGTTCCGGACGGTGCGGAGTCGCCCGACGTCACCGTCGTGGTCGCGGTCCGCGACGACGGGATGCCGCGCCTCGGCCGCTCCCTGGGCTCGCTCGCGGGCCAGACCATCGGAACGGCCCGGATCGAGGTACTGGTCACGGGAGTGCCGGAGCGGCCCCCGGCCGGTGGCGCCGGGCCGTCCGCGGCGGGTCGGTACGGGCGCGCGGCCGACGACCAGTACCGGCCCGCGCCGTACGGGCACTCCGCCGGTGGTGCTCACCGGCAGTCGGCGGCCGACGGCTGCGCACCGCCCGCCGCGATGTCGCCGGGGTCCGCTCGGACGGCCCTGTTCCGGTCGCCGCCGGGCGATACCGGACCGGCGCCGGCGCACCAGCGGCATGAGCCTCACCTGCCTTACCCGTCGTATGAGCCGTATGAGCCGCACCGTTCCCATGAGCCGCACCGTCTCGATGAGCCGCACCGTTCCCATGAGCCGCACCGTCCTCACGAGCCGCTGTGGATCCCGTCCGGCGCGGCCGGGTCGCTGTCGTCTGCGGATCTGCGCGCGGCCGGGCCGCTCTCCGCTGCGGAACTGTGCCCGGCCGGGCGCACCGACACCGTGAACCAGGCCCTGGCTTGTGCACGCGGCCGATACCTCTTCTTCCTCGACGCGGCCGACCTCCTCGGCCGGGAGGCGCTCGCCCGGCTGGTCGACGCGGCCGACAGCCGGGGCCACGACGTCGTCTACGCCAAGACCGCGGCCTCGGGGGCCGCCGTCTTCCGCCGCACCCGGCACGGCGTCGCCCTCGACGACCCCGGGCTGGCCTGGGAGCTGTCCGCCGCCAAGCTGTTCCGCCGCGAGCCACTGGTGCGCCATGGACTGCGGTTCGTCGAAGACGTGCCGGCCGGCCTCGCCGAACAGGTCTTCACCCTCGAAGCGCTCTTCCGGGCGCGCAGCGTCGCCGTGCTGGCCGACTACGACTACCGCTTCGCCGGGGCCGGGGCCGCGGCGCCGGGCCGGGGGCGCCGGTCGGGCCCCGAGACGCGGAACTCCTCGGCGGCCCTGGCGGCGGCCGCGGCGGAGCCCGGCGGCCTGGAGGGCCTGCTGCGCGGGACGGCCGCGGCGATGGCCGTCACCGCCCGCTTCACCGGCCCCGGCCCGCTCGGCGACGGCTACCTGCTGCGGCACTTCGCCCACGAAGGTGACGTCCTGACCGGCCCCGCCTTCCTCAGGGCACCGGAACCGGTACGCCGACGGGTGTTCGCCGGGGTGCGGAGGCTGGTCGCCGACCACCTCGGGGACTCCGTACTCGCCGCGTTGCGGCCCGGGCTCAGGCTCCGGTTCTCCTATGTACGCGCCGATGACGAGGCCGGGCTGGTCACGGTGCTGCGCTACGAGGCCGGGCACGGTGCCCCGCCGCTGCGCACCGATCTCGTCTCCGCGGACTGGCGGCGAACCGGGCCCGCCCGTCACACCCTCGTCGTCACCGCCCGTACCCCGCTGCCGCACCTCGGGACCCTCGGTGCCGGGCCGGTGCGGCTCACCGGCTGCCCGGAGGCCGGCAGCGTGCTGCTGCGGCCGGCCTCCGGCGGAGCCGGTACGGAGATCGAGGTGCGGATCCCCGCGGAGGCGTTCCCGGCGGGCCGGACCCGGATCGGGCTGAGCACGGCGCTCCTCGGCACCGAGCACACCGCCGCCGTGGCGCCCGGAACCGCGCCCCGGCAGGTCCACGCCCTGCGGGGGCTGCGCCCGTACCGGCTGGACGTGAGCCCCGACGGCGGCGACGCACTGGTCGTGGCCGTCATGCCGGTCGGGCTGCCGGCCGGGCCCCGCCGCGCGGAACGGGCCTGA
- a CDS encoding FtsK/SpoIIIE domain-containing protein has protein sequence MQIRLTVLAPRSGQSSQGATRASDVLVTAPAGTALAAVASALAAAASRTEAPSSGSVVLYAGRERLDARRCTLGEPPLVDGAVLSLHAPGEDEAADHEGAAERAQLHVVAGPDAGGVHLLHEGRIRIGRAAEADVPLDDPDVSRLHCEVTVGGDGVVTVADLGSTNGTTLDGAEVGRRPVRLGPGALLRIGESALRLAASRGSAFRPAPGSASPPDPGYASPPDPGSGSGPSAAGAPVPDPSGAEGRTVIAPDGEGHLRVRRPVPRPTSAGDLPDRVPSWARDRAAGDRAAGDRAAHEQAAHEQAAHEQATGERVAGARAAEFGETSPPASLRGGGAFHGRADALASGPSAGVRGGHGAAPADGAGGRPGAAGPDRADTDGQSGEAGPDRAAYPGHRLPGGSSAVPGTGPGRPGRGAPTAAARPSDVPYGEARAPGGWTGYGEDGGRDPARHGRDGGHGAGASDAGPAGSTPYGDRSGSVAPGPAPHPGPATRGALRATDGVPQAGDLAPGTGTGTGTGTPYGRGSDAAPAGHGGHRAGASATGATARPPHGTKPDRPTASGATTHGTGVADGLGTGGGAPAGPDTGRGGRRRRGIGAWARRLAGGRDEPGLPQADGTSLPGAAEPIAEIWPDPAAVLLTALGPGPRLWERDARHPESLVVRLGTADRADTPAVPVTVGLRESGSLGLSGPRYRLMGLARSVVAQAAALHSPADLEIVLISTDRARPLEERKEAWGWLGWLPHLRPAHGQECRLLLAYDCDQATARTAELTRRLDDGPLGPGWPSAERGAVETAAARHTGPRTLVVLDGDPGSAALRETTARLARGGAAAGIHLVCLAETPPASPLSPVAATYEEACAASPAFRECGAVGLLSGDVATALRLLRTAAGHPAGHGTVAAVDGVSAAWAERFGRALAPLRADGEAPPPGRAAAPLPRSARLLDELDLARATPASLMARWASADPGTAVLGAGPRGPVAVDLTSDDPHLLIEGPSGSGRTELLRTIAASLAAGGRPDRLALLLVDGAGGERGEGLSALMELPHVAELLVAADPLRMREFARALGAELRQRAELLGREAFEEWHTRREVAERLIGQRPPGAAEVRAEATAEAVARADGGAETRADPRGALEPPPGGTLGLRPADGRSRTGVTRATEATRATEATRATEATEATRATEATRATEAAGEPGPLPRLVVLVDDYDALVAPALGSPGRPAAGSVVRALEAVARDGRRLGVHLVATSARPDRTADTELARGTRLRVVLETPAMAPGPGDPAPGRGRLARPDGSVTPFQGGRVTGRIPRTATLRPTVVELAWERMGDPPARRPVRELGNGPTDLALLASALDRAARSVDAPPVPPLTPARH, from the coding sequence ATGCAGATCCGGCTGACCGTCCTCGCGCCGCGCAGCGGCCAGTCCTCGCAGGGCGCCACGCGCGCGAGCGACGTGCTCGTCACCGCCCCCGCGGGTACGGCGCTGGCGGCGGTCGCCTCGGCACTGGCCGCGGCCGCGTCGAGGACGGAGGCACCGTCGTCCGGGTCGGTCGTTCTCTACGCGGGCCGGGAGCGGCTCGACGCCCGGCGGTGCACGCTCGGCGAACCGCCGCTCGTCGACGGGGCGGTGCTGTCGCTGCACGCTCCGGGCGAGGACGAGGCGGCGGACCACGAGGGTGCGGCGGAGCGGGCGCAGCTCCATGTGGTCGCAGGGCCGGACGCGGGCGGGGTCCACCTGCTGCACGAGGGCCGCATCCGGATCGGGCGCGCGGCAGAGGCGGACGTGCCTTTGGACGACCCGGACGTCTCGCGGCTGCACTGCGAGGTCACGGTCGGCGGGGACGGCGTCGTCACGGTCGCGGACCTCGGCTCCACGAACGGCACGACGCTGGACGGCGCGGAGGTCGGGCGGCGCCCGGTCCGGCTGGGGCCGGGCGCGCTGCTGCGCATCGGCGAGTCCGCGCTCCGGCTGGCGGCTTCCCGGGGTTCCGCCTTCCGCCCGGCGCCGGGTTCCGCCTCCCCACCTGATCCGGGTTACGCCTCCCCACCTGATCCGGGCTCCGGTTCCGGCCCGTCGGCTGCCGGTGCCCCGGTGCCGGACCCGTCCGGTGCCGAAGGCCGTACGGTGATCGCTCCGGACGGCGAGGGGCATCTGCGGGTGCGCCGCCCCGTACCGCGCCCCACATCTGCCGGAGACCTCCCGGACCGGGTCCCGTCCTGGGCACGCGACCGGGCGGCGGGCGACCGGGCGGCGGGCGACCGGGCGGCGCACGAACAAGCGGCACACGAACAGGCGGCACACGAACAGGCGACTGGGGAACGAGTAGCTGGGGCACGGGCGGCGGAATTCGGGGAGACCTCGCCACCGGCCTCGCTCCGGGGCGGCGGCGCGTTCCACGGGCGGGCGGACGCACTGGCTTCGGGACCCTCGGCCGGGGTGCGGGGCGGCCACGGCGCCGCACCGGCCGACGGCGCCGGAGGGCGACCGGGGGCAGCGGGCCCGGACCGGGCGGACACCGATGGGCAGTCGGGAGAGGCGGGCCCGGACCGGGCCGCGTACCCCGGCCACCGTCTTCCGGGCGGCTCCTCCGCCGTCCCGGGAACCGGCCCCGGCCGTCCCGGCCGGGGCGCGCCGACCGCGGCCGCTCGCCCCTCGGACGTCCCGTACGGCGAGGCCCGTGCGCCGGGCGGCTGGACCGGGTACGGCGAGGACGGCGGTCGGGACCCGGCGCGGCACGGCCGGGACGGCGGGCACGGGGCGGGCGCCTCCGACGCCGGACCGGCGGGGAGCACCCCGTACGGCGACCGGTCCGGCAGCGTCGCTCCCGGACCCGCACCCCACCCCGGGCCGGCCACCCGGGGCGCGCTCCGGGCCACGGACGGCGTCCCCCAAGCCGGAGACCTCGCGCCTGGCACCGGCACCGGCACCGGCACCGGCACACCGTACGGAAGGGGCTCCGACGCGGCCCCCGCCGGGCACGGCGGCCACCGTGCGGGCGCGTCCGCCACCGGTGCGACGGCGCGACCCCCGCACGGCACCAAGCCCGACCGCCCGACCGCGTCCGGCGCCACCACACACGGCACGGGAGTGGCTGACGGCCTCGGTACCGGCGGGGGCGCCCCGGCGGGCCCGGACACCGGACGCGGCGGGCGGCGCAGGCGCGGCATAGGCGCCTGGGCGCGGCGACTCGCCGGGGGCCGCGACGAGCCCGGCCTCCCGCAGGCGGACGGCACGAGCCTGCCCGGCGCGGCGGAGCCCATCGCCGAGATCTGGCCCGATCCCGCCGCCGTGCTGCTCACCGCGCTCGGCCCGGGACCACGGCTGTGGGAGCGCGACGCCCGCCATCCCGAGTCCCTCGTCGTCCGCCTCGGCACGGCCGACCGCGCGGACACCCCCGCCGTGCCCGTCACCGTCGGCCTCCGGGAGTCGGGATCCCTGGGCCTGTCCGGGCCCCGGTACCGCCTCATGGGGCTGGCCCGCTCCGTCGTCGCCCAGGCCGCCGCGCTCCACTCGCCGGCGGACCTGGAGATCGTGCTGATCAGCACCGACCGCGCCCGGCCGCTGGAGGAGCGCAAGGAGGCGTGGGGCTGGCTCGGCTGGCTGCCGCATCTGCGGCCGGCCCACGGCCAGGAGTGCCGGCTGCTCCTCGCCTACGACTGCGACCAGGCCACCGCCAGGACGGCCGAGCTGACCCGGCGGCTGGACGACGGGCCGCTCGGCCCGGGCTGGCCGAGCGCGGAGCGCGGCGCCGTCGAGACGGCGGCGGCGCGCCACACCGGGCCGCGCACGCTCGTGGTCCTGGACGGCGACCCCGGTTCCGCCGCGCTGCGCGAGACCACGGCCCGCCTCGCCCGGGGCGGGGCGGCCGCCGGTATCCATCTCGTCTGCCTCGCCGAGACCCCGCCCGCCTCGCCGCTCTCCCCGGTGGCGGCGACGTACGAGGAAGCCTGTGCGGCGTCACCGGCATTCCGGGAGTGCGGTGCCGTCGGACTGCTCAGCGGCGATGTGGCCACGGCGTTGCGGCTGCTGCGCACGGCCGCGGGGCACCCGGCGGGCCATGGCACGGTCGCGGCGGTGGACGGGGTGTCGGCGGCGTGGGCCGAGCGGTTCGGCCGTGCCCTGGCGCCGCTGCGGGCCGACGGGGAGGCCCCGCCGCCGGGCAGGGCGGCGGCCCCGCTTCCCCGGTCGGCACGGCTGCTGGACGAGTTGGACCTCGCCCGGGCCACCCCGGCGTCGTTGATGGCCCGCTGGGCGTCGGCGGACCCGGGCACGGCCGTGCTGGGAGCCGGGCCCCGGGGACCGGTCGCCGTGGACCTCACGTCGGACGACCCGCATCTGCTCATCGAGGGCCCGTCGGGCAGCGGCCGTACGGAGCTGCTCCGCACGATCGCGGCCTCGCTCGCGGCCGGAGGCCGGCCGGACCGGCTCGCGCTGCTGCTCGTGGACGGCGCCGGAGGCGAGCGCGGTGAGGGCCTGTCGGCGCTGATGGAACTCCCCCACGTCGCCGAGCTTCTGGTCGCCGCCGACCCCCTGCGGATGCGCGAGTTCGCCCGGGCGCTCGGCGCGGAACTCAGGCAGCGGGCGGAACTACTGGGCCGGGAGGCGTTCGAGGAGTGGCACACGCGCCGAGAGGTCGCCGAGCGGCTGATCGGTCAGCGACCGCCCGGCGCCGCGGAAGTCCGAGCCGAGGCGACGGCGGAGGCGGTGGCGAGAGCGGACGGAGGGGCGGAGACCCGCGCGGACCCGCGCGGTGCTCTGGAGCCGCCCCCCGGCGGCACGCTCGGACTCCGCCCGGCGGACGGCCGTTCGCGGACGGGGGTGACACGGGCGACGGAGGCGACACGAGCGACGGAAGCGACACGGGCGACGGAAGCGACGGAAGCGACACGAGCGACGGAAGCGACACGGGCGACGGAGGCGGCGGGGGAACCCGGGCCGCTGCCCCGGCTCGTCGTCCTCGTCGACGACTACGACGCACTGGTCGCACCGGCGCTCGGCAGTCCGGGCCGCCCCGCTGCGGGTTCGGTCGTCAGGGCGCTGGAGGCGGTGGCCAGGGACGGGCGGCGGCTCGGCGTCCACCTGGTGGCGACGTCCGCCCGCCCGGACCGCACGGCGGACACCGAACTGGCCCGCGGCACCCGGCTGAGGGTGGTGCTGGAAACACCGGCCATGGCACCGGGCCCGGGAGATCCGGCGCCCGGACGCGGCAGACTCGCCCGCCCGGACGGGAGCGTGACACCTTTCCAGGGCGGACGGGTGACGGGCCGTATCCCGAGGACGGCGACCCTGCGCCCCACGGTCGTGGAGCTGGCGTGGGAGCGGATGGGTGACCCGCCGGCCCGCCGGCCCGTGCGCGAACTGGGCAACGGGCCCACGGACCTCGCCCTGCTCGCCAGTGCCCTGGACCGTGCCGCCCGCTCCGTCGACGCCCCGCCGGTCCCGCCACTGACCCCCGCTCGCCACTGA